A region from the Salidesulfovibrio onnuriiensis genome encodes:
- a CDS encoding efflux RND transporter periplasmic adaptor subunit gives MKRILVFMLAAGVLLFAGCGNGDKEAGAQESPKPEAAVSGESVASVEKRPETPASTETFMVRPAARNATLTAFTRARNSMTLVSEVSARVERVPTDVGDVIGADGVFAYLDATFIQLDLDKNRADQQRLRSDVVYFGKEKGRYDELVKQKTAAQSTLDSFARDHTTSLQQLKALQIEEKRLMEQLDRHTLRAPAGWKVTERYIEPGEWVNVGDKVAELGRYDVLLVPLPWVAENTAPSRTWVRTCPCCCPNWA, from the coding sequence ATGAAGAGGATACTGGTTTTCATGCTGGCGGCCGGAGTGCTGCTTTTTGCCGGTTGCGGAAACGGCGACAAGGAGGCCGGGGCCCAGGAATCCCCGAAGCCAGAGGCGGCCGTTTCCGGGGAATCGGTTGCTTCCGTTGAGAAGCGTCCCGAAACGCCGGCTTCCACCGAGACGTTCATGGTGCGGCCCGCGGCGCGGAACGCCACGCTCACGGCCTTTACCCGCGCCCGCAACTCCATGACCCTGGTGAGCGAGGTTTCGGCCCGCGTGGAAAGGGTGCCCACGGACGTGGGCGACGTCATCGGGGCGGACGGGGTCTTTGCCTACCTGGACGCCACCTTCATCCAGCTGGACCTGGACAAGAACCGGGCCGACCAGCAGCGGCTCAGGAGCGACGTGGTCTATTTCGGCAAGGAAAAGGGGCGCTACGACGAACTGGTCAAGCAGAAGACCGCTGCCCAGTCCACCCTGGACAGCTTCGCCCGCGATCACACCACCTCGCTGCAGCAGCTCAAGGCCCTGCAGATCGAGGAAAAGCGACTCATGGAGCAGCTGGACCGCCACACCCTCAGGGCTCCGGCCGGGTGGAAGGTCACCGAGCGCTACATCGAGCCCGGCGAATGGGTGAACGTGGGCGACAAGGTTGCCGAGCTGGGCCGTTATGACGTGCTCCTGGTCCCCTTGCCCTGGGTAGCGGAGAATACCGCGCCCTCAAGGACATGGGTGCGGACGTGCCCCTGCTGCTGCCCGAACTGGGCATGA